One Helicobacter pylori NCTC 11637 = CCUG 17874 = ATCC 43504 = JCM 12093 genomic window, TTTTTAACTTGTTGGTTTAAAATTTTGCTTTCAAATTCTAACAGCCACTTTTTGACTTCTATGCCCCCATTATATCCCCCTAAAGCGCCATTTTTACGCACCATTCTATGACAAGGCACGATCAAAGAAATAGGGTTATTATGATTAGCGTTGCCAACAGCTCTGCAAGATTTAGGGTTATTAATGAGCTTTGCGATTTCATCGTAACTTTTTGTCTTGCCATAAGGGATAGTCATTAACGCAGACCAAACTTGTTTTTGAAAGGGAGTTCCTATCAAATCTAAAGGCATATTAAATTCAAAAAGTTGTCCCAAGAAATAACGCTCTAAGGCTTGAACGCTGAGTTTTAATGGGGCATTCATAGGGGTGTTATGAGAAAAATTGGCCGTATCAAAATCCAATCTCAACAAATGGCTCTCATTAGCGCACAAATGCAAATACTCTAAAGGGAAACTCTTAGGGGTCTTAAAATAGTAGTGGTATAAAACCATTAATTAAAAAAAGAGTTTGTATAAAATAATCAATAACGACAAACCATACACCCCTAAAATCAAAGCTTTATGTATTTTTTCATTCAAAAGCCCCATGATCCATTTAATCCCAATGCTCACGCCCATAACAGAGCCTAAGCCCACAATCGCCCCTGCTACTAGCACCTCTTTATTGATGATGTGATGATACATTAAAGAAAAAGCTCCTGAAATAGAAGAAAACAAGATGAAAAATAACCCTAGCGCTACGCATTTTTTAGAATCATACCCTAAAAAATAATGCATCAAAGGCACCATGAGCATCCCCCCACCAATCCCTAAAGTGATGGCAAAAAACCCTGTGAGCGCGCCAATTAAGAATAATTTTAAACCTTGCAAAGGATAGCGTTTATTATCCGCTATAAAATCTTTTTTTTTGGGTTTCAAAACAAATTGGATCATAGAATACACGACTAAAAGCGCGAAAATAACCATTAAAATTTTACTGGAAACGATTTTTAAAACAAATCCGCTAAAACTCGCCCCTATCAGCCCCCCTGCCCCTATCAACAAGCCTAAAGAAAAATCAAGCGATTTTTTTTTGAAATTCAAAACAGAGCCAACAAACGATGAAAGCGCCATTTGCAAAATGGAAATCCCAATGGATTCTTCAAAAGAATGCCCGGTTGCGAGCATGATAGGGACAATGATCAACCCCCCACCAATGCCAAAAATCCCTGATAGAATGCCAGTAAAAAGCCCTATCGCTATGTATAACGCATAAATATCCATAAAAACCCTTAAAAAAGTAAAAACCTCCTCTTAAAAGAAAATTAAAAACAACCCTATTCTAATCAAATGCAAATAACCAAACCCCCTAAACAACGCTTTTAAAAGTGATGTTTTTATTGGTCTGTTTTGTTTTTGCAACACAAAGCATGCGAATCTTCATTGGGTTCGCTGACTGAAAGGTTTCTTAATTCATAAGCCAATTTAATAGACGCCATAGCGTCATCCAAGCCAAACCCCCCTTGAGCTAAAATCTGTTTGTAGCTTTCTATATACAGGTTATCAAAGCTCTGCGTGAGATTGACTTCTTCGCCCTCTAGGATCATTTTATGATAAACCTTTTCTTTAGCCACTCCCATGTGTTCTGGATTGATGGAAAAAAACCATCTTATTTTGGCATGCTCTAAAAAGAGTATCCCCCCTACGCAATCAGGCTCTTCTCTATTGATAACCTTGTCTTTAACGCCTCCAAACAAATAGATTAAAGCATCAAAAATGTTTATGCCCATTTGAGTGGCTAACCCCCCGCTCCTATTCACATCCGCTCGCCATGAAGAAAAATACCATTTCCCTTGAACGCTGATATAAGTGAGCGTGATGTCAAACACCTTGCTAGGGTTTTTGTCTAATTCGCTCTTAATTTTTTCTTTCAAAGCCAGCGTGTCGCAATGCAGGCGCAAGGGCAAAAGACTAAACACCCTTTTTTGGTGTTTCACCTCTAAATCTTTCAATTCTTGTATTTCGCTAGGGTCTAAAACTAAGGGTTTTTCACAAATCACATGCATGCCGTATTTTAGCCCGAAACGGATGTGATCAAAATGCGTGTGCGTGGGCGTGCAAACACTCAAATAGTTGATTTCTTTACCCATAGCCCTAGATTGCTCTAAATGATTTTCAAAATCTTCAATATTGGTAAAAAACTCTGATTGCGGGAAATACTCATCTAAAACCCCCACGCTATCATGAATATCAAAAGAGCAATCCAAAAAATGCCCTGTATCTCTAATCGCTTGCAAGTGCTTGGGAGCGATAAACCCCCCTGAACCAATCATCGCAAAAAGCATTCATCTTCCTTAAATAATTTTAAATCTCATTTTAGCAAAGATTAGCTTATTTAAGCTTATATTATTGGCAATTAAAACACTCCACCGATCGATCCAACACGCTTTTTTCATCTATGCTAGGGCTTTCGCTGCGCAAATAATAAGTGGATTTGAGTCCTAATTTCCAAGCGAGCGTGTAGATGTCATGCAAGGTTTTACCGCTGGCGTTTTCTATGCGTAAAAACACATTAATGCTTTGGCCTTGATCGATCCACTTTTGGCGTACGGCCGCTGCTTTAATCAAATCTTTAGCGTCAATATCATAGGCTGATGTGTAAAAATTCCAGGTTTCTACATTCAAATTAGGCACTACCACAGGAATTAGCCCGCTCAAATTTTCTTCAAACCATTTTTTCTTATAAATGGGTTCAATCGTTTGGGTTGTGCCTACTAAAATAGAAATGGAGCTTGTGGGAGCGATCGCCATTAAATAGCCATTACGCATGCCGTTGGCCTTGACTTTCTCCCTCAAACCTTGCCAATCGCAAGCGTGATTGAAAAGCCCTTTTTCGGTGAGCTTTAAGGCTTCATTATTGGCTTTATCAATGGGGAAAATCCCCTTACTCCATTCTGAATTTTCAAAATCCTTATAAACCCCTTTTTCTTTCGCTAAATTCGCGCTCGTGTCAATCGCATGGTAGCTGATTTGCTCCATTAAAGCGTCAATTTTTTCTAAATGCTCTTTAGATCCCCAAGCGATTTTGTGTTCTGCGAGCATTTGCGCTTCACCCATAACCCCTAACCCTATGGCCCTATTTTGCAAATTAGTGGCTTTGACTTTGCGGTTAGGGTAGAAATTCAAATCAATCACATTGTCTAAAAGCCTGACCATGATCGGCACAACCCTTTTAATGTCTTCTTCAGTGTTGATTTTGCTTAAATTAATG contains:
- a CDS encoding methylated-DNA--[protein]-cysteine S-methyltransferase, producing MVLYHYYFKTPKSFPLEYLHLCANESHLLRLDFDTANFSHNTPMNAPLKLSVQALERYFLGQLFEFNMPLDLIGTPFQKQVWSALMTIPYGKTKSYDEIAKLINNPKSCRAVGNANHNNPISLIVPCHRMVRKNGALGGYNGGIEVKKWLLEFESKILNQQVKNSLIS
- a CDS encoding sulfite exporter TauE/SafE family protein, with protein sequence MDIYALYIAIGLFTGILSGIFGIGGGLIIVPIMLATGHSFEESIGISILQMALSSFVGSVLNFKKKSLDFSLGLLIGAGGLIGASFSGFVLKIVSSKILMVIFALLVVYSMIQFVLKPKKKDFIADNKRYPLQGLKLFLIGALTGFFAITLGIGGGMLMVPLMHYFLGYDSKKCVALGLFFILFSSISGAFSLMYHHIINKEVLVAGAIVGLGSVMGVSIGIKWIMGLLNEKIHKALILGVYGLSLLIILYKLFF
- a CDS encoding Gfo/Idh/MocA family protein produces the protein MLFAMIGSGGFIAPKHLQAIRDTGHFLDCSFDIHDSVGVLDEYFPQSEFFTNIEDFENHLEQSRAMGKEINYLSVCTPTHTHFDHIRFGLKYGMHVICEKPLVLDPSEIQELKDLEVKHQKRVFSLLPLRLHCDTLALKEKIKSELDKNPSKVFDITLTYISVQGKWYFSSWRADVNRSGGLATQMGINIFDALIYLFGGVKDKVINREEPDCVGGILFLEHAKIRWFFSINPEHMGVAKEKVYHKMILEGEEVNLTQSFDNLYIESYKQILAQGGFGLDDAMASIKLAYELRNLSVSEPNEDSHALCCKNKTDQ